A window of Halopseudomonas sabulinigri genomic DNA:
GCGTTTTACCGTGCCCTGGTGCTGCCCGCTTCTGTGCAGGGTAGCTGTCGTGTCGTCTCGCATTGTCCGTCTGCATTGGGTACAGTACCGGCTTGCACACTGACCACACTGGACTGCAGAAATCCCGATGAGTTATCAGGTACTGGCTCGTAAATGGCGTCCCCGCCTGTTTCGTGAAATGGTTGGGCAGACGCACGTACTGCAGGCGCTGATCAATGCGCTGGATAACAATCGACTGCATCACGCCTACCTGTTTACCGGTACCCGTGGCGTAGGTAAAACCACCATCGCGCGCATCCTGGCCAAGTGCCTGAATTGCGAGCAGGGCGTCAGCTCCGAGCCCTGCGGCGTTTGTTCGGCCTGCCGTGAGATTGATGAAGGCCGCTTTGTTGATCTGATCGAAGTCGACGCCGCCAGCCGTACCAAGGTTGAAGACACCCGCGAGCTGCTTGATAACGTGCAGTACGCGCCGTCGCGCGGGCGCTTCAAGGTCTACCTGATCGACGAAGTGCACATGCTCTCCAGCCACAGTTTCAATGCCTTGCTGAAGACGCTGGAGGAGCCGCCGGAGCACGTCAAATTCCTGCTCGCGACCACCGACCCGCAGAAGCTGCCGGTCACCATTCTGTCGCGTTGTCTGCAGTTTTCACTGAAAAACATGCCGCCGGAAAAGGTGGTAGAGCATTTGCGCCATGTACTGGGCGAAGAATCCATCGGCTATGACGACGAGTCGCTCTGGCTGCTGGGACGTGCCGCCGATGGGTCAATGCGCGATGCCCTCAGTCTGACCGATCAGGCGATTGCCTTTGGCAATGGCGCCTTGCAGGTGGCCGAGGTGCGCAGCATGCTGGGCACCATTGATCATGGCCAGGTATTTGGGCTGCTGGAGGCACTGGTGGCCAACGACGCCCGCGCGTTGATGCGGGCGGTTGCCGAGTTGGCGGAGCAGGGCGCCGATTTTGCCGGGGTGATGGCGGAGTTGATCTCCACCCTGCAGCGCCTGGCTATGGCGCAGGTGGTGCCAGAAGCCGCTGACAATAGCCTGGGTGACCAGGCGCGGGTACTGGAGTTGGCCGGGCGCATCAGCGCCGAGGATATACAACTTTTCTATCAGTTGGGGCTGCATGGGCGGCGTGATCTGCCCCTGGCGCCCGAGCCGCGCGGCGGCTTTGAAATGGCGCTGCTGCGCATGCTGGCGTTTCGTCCGGGTACCCTGGGTGATGGCCCCGTGGTCAGCGCGCCGACCAGCCCACCAGCGCCGCCTGAGCCTGTGCCGGAAAAGCCGGCAGGACTCAGCCCGGCCAAGGCTGAGTCTGCGCAAGACCGGCCTGACGACGCAGCGCCTCCGCGTCCGCCAGCCTCGGCTGTTGAGCCTGAGCAGATTGCCCCCGTCCTGCCTGCTGAGCAGTCAGCGATCAGTGGCCAGCCCGCGGTGCAGGCTGCCGCGCCCGCGCCGCCACCAGTCAGCCAGCAGCCAATCAATCCAAACACGCCGGTCAAGCCACCGCAGGACGAGCCGCCGGCTGAATGGCTGGAATCACCGCCACCGCAGGATGACCTGCCGGACCGTGATGATGACGACGACTCATTGGACGCTGCGCAGTACCTGGGCGACTGGGCTGATGAGGGCAGTGTGGTGGCAGACGACGGCCAGCAGACTGAGAGCGATGACATCAGTGATCTGCCCCCCGCGACCGGGCTGGCGGCGGAGTGGCTGCAGCTGTTCGAACAGCTGGGCCTGAGTGGTCTGACACAGAGCATTGCCGCCCACTGTCAGTTGGTCGGGCGCGAAGGCGGCGTTTGGTCGCTGCATCTTGATCCCGGCCACAGCGCGTTATACAACGAGAACCATCGTCAGCGGTTGCAACAGGCGCTCAGCACCCAGCAAGGCGCTGAGCTCCGGCTTGAGGTGGCGGTGCAGGCTCCAACCCAGGAAACACCGGCGGTTGCGGCGGCCCGGCGCAAGGCCGCCAGACAGAAGGCGGCTGAGGCGAGCATTCAGGCCGATCCCATGGTCCAACGCCTGTGCACTGAGTTTTCCGCCGAAATATGTGAGGGCAGCATCCGTCCGCTGGATGCGCCCGCCCCCTAACCACAGAGGACAGAATCATGATGAAAGGTGGCATGGCAGGCCTGATGAAACAGGCACAGCAGATGCAGGAAAAAATGGCCAAGATGCAGGAAGAGTTGGCCAACGCCGAGGTGACCGGCCAGTCCGGTGCAGGCCTGGTATCGGTGGTGATGACCGGTCGGCACGATGTGCGCCGGGTCAGCATCGATGACAGCCTGATGCAGGAAGACAAGGAAGTACTTGAGGATCTGATTGCTGCCGCGTTCAACGATGCTGTGCGCAAGCTGGAAAACGAGAGCAAGGAAAAGATGTCGGGCATGACCGCAGGCATGAACTTGCCCGACGGCTTCAAGATGCCGTTCTGATCAGGCCACAGGCGACCCATAGATGAGTTTCAGTCCATTGATTCGGCAGATGATCGACGCCCTGCGTGGCTTGCCAGGGGTGGGTCCCAAGACCGCCCAGCGCATGGCGCTGCATTTGCTGGAGCGCGATCGCGCCGCTGCT
This region includes:
- the dnaX gene encoding DNA polymerase III subunit gamma/tau, whose product is MSYQVLARKWRPRLFREMVGQTHVLQALINALDNNRLHHAYLFTGTRGVGKTTIARILAKCLNCEQGVSSEPCGVCSACREIDEGRFVDLIEVDAASRTKVEDTRELLDNVQYAPSRGRFKVYLIDEVHMLSSHSFNALLKTLEEPPEHVKFLLATTDPQKLPVTILSRCLQFSLKNMPPEKVVEHLRHVLGEESIGYDDESLWLLGRAADGSMRDALSLTDQAIAFGNGALQVAEVRSMLGTIDHGQVFGLLEALVANDARALMRAVAELAEQGADFAGVMAELISTLQRLAMAQVVPEAADNSLGDQARVLELAGRISAEDIQLFYQLGLHGRRDLPLAPEPRGGFEMALLRMLAFRPGTLGDGPVVSAPTSPPAPPEPVPEKPAGLSPAKAESAQDRPDDAAPPRPPASAVEPEQIAPVLPAEQSAISGQPAVQAAAPAPPPVSQQPINPNTPVKPPQDEPPAEWLESPPPQDDLPDRDDDDDSLDAAQYLGDWADEGSVVADDGQQTESDDISDLPPATGLAAEWLQLFEQLGLSGLTQSIAAHCQLVGREGGVWSLHLDPGHSALYNENHRQRLQQALSTQQGAELRLEVAVQAPTQETPAVAAARRKAARQKAAEASIQADPMVQRLCTEFSAEICEGSIRPLDAPAP
- a CDS encoding YbaB/EbfC family nucleoid-associated protein, which codes for MMKGGMAGLMKQAQQMQEKMAKMQEELANAEVTGQSGAGLVSVVMTGRHDVRRVSIDDSLMQEDKEVLEDLIAAAFNDAVRKLENESKEKMSGMTAGMNLPDGFKMPF